From the genome of Tistrella bauzanensis, one region includes:
- a CDS encoding ComF family protein, which produces MTLIDDRAPVTPRRLAVARGLLARLARAVLDAALPPLCGLCRAPVDQPGLCATCWSGLGFVTGPVCDCCGVPLPVDPGGPAICGGCAAHPPAFSTARAPLIYDGASKRLVLALKHGDAGHLAPLLAGLMAPVASGLGPVDMVVPVPLHWRRRLRRRDNQAALIARDLAARLGCRHQPGMLRRRRATPIQGNKGRAARARNVSGAMAVPASADIRARLSGARVLLVDDVMTTGATADACARALLRAGAASVVVVAAARVPAPGDGIRHMADPTALAV; this is translated from the coding sequence ATGACGCTGATCGATGATCGGGCACCGGTCACGCCGCGCCGGCTGGCGGTGGCACGCGGCCTGCTGGCACGGCTGGCGCGGGCGGTGCTGGATGCGGCCCTGCCGCCGCTTTGCGGGCTGTGCCGGGCGCCGGTCGATCAACCGGGGCTGTGTGCCACGTGCTGGTCGGGGCTGGGTTTCGTGACCGGCCCGGTTTGCGATTGCTGCGGCGTGCCGCTGCCGGTCGATCCGGGCGGCCCTGCGATCTGTGGCGGCTGTGCGGCCCATCCACCGGCCTTCAGCACCGCCCGTGCGCCGCTGATCTATGATGGCGCGTCGAAACGGCTGGTGCTGGCGTTGAAGCATGGCGATGCCGGGCATCTGGCGCCGCTGCTGGCCGGGCTGATGGCGCCGGTGGCGTCGGGGTTGGGGCCCGTGGATATGGTGGTGCCGGTGCCCCTGCACTGGCGCCGGCGGTTGCGGCGCCGCGACAATCAGGCGGCGCTGATCGCGCGCGACCTGGCGGCGCGGCTGGGCTGCCGCCATCAGCCGGGCATGCTGCGCCGGCGCCGCGCCACCCCGATCCAGGGCAACAAGGGCAGGGCCGCGCGGGCGCGCAATGTTAGCGGTGCGATGGCGGTGCCGGCATCGGCGGATATCCGCGCCCGGCTGTCGGGCGCGCGGGTGCTGCTGGTCGATGATGTGATGACCACGGGTGCCACCGCCGATGCCTGCGCGCGGGCATTGCTGCGGGCGGGCGCCGCCTCGGTGGTGGTGGTGGCCGCGGCCCGGGTGCCGGCACCGGGCGACGGCATCCGCCATATGGCCGATCCGACCGCCCTTGCGGTATGA
- a CDS encoding methyltransferase domain-containing protein, producing MPRQAHGARHLDARRHVPYTGAMSDIIQVFDRALLRRRRDRAARAGGDHGFMVREVAERLADRLDDVLRSFPRALLIGSRDGATRPLFQGRRGIETLVGVELSEAMAARDPGPVVVADEERLPVADNSVDLAIGQFSLHWTNDLPGALIQIERALVPDGLFLGAIAGGNSLTELRQALTQAEIEIDGGLSPRVSPFAQLIDAAGLMQRAGFQLPVIDVDTITLAYPHPLKLMAELRMIGATNALADRRRSPLKRAVLMRAAEIYQQRFSRPDGRVTATLDIIHMAGWKTATGQPQPRKRGSADTAMSDMLARIAAQTPPGDDPR from the coding sequence ATGCCAAGGCAAGCCCATGGCGCCCGGCATCTGGACGCGCGGCGCCATGTGCCATATACCGGTGCCATGAGCGATATCATCCAGGTGTTCGACCGTGCGCTTCTGCGCCGCCGGCGCGACCGCGCCGCCCGCGCCGGCGGCGATCACGGCTTCATGGTCCGGGAAGTGGCGGAGCGGCTGGCCGACAGGCTGGACGACGTGCTGCGCAGCTTTCCCCGCGCCCTGCTGATCGGATCGCGCGATGGCGCCACCCGACCGCTGTTTCAGGGCCGGCGCGGGATCGAGACCCTGGTCGGGGTGGAATTGTCTGAAGCCATGGCCGCGCGCGATCCGGGCCCGGTGGTGGTGGCCGACGAGGAACGGCTGCCGGTCGCCGACAATTCGGTCGATCTGGCGATCGGCCAGTTCTCGCTGCACTGGACCAACGATCTGCCCGGCGCGCTGATCCAGATCGAGCGTGCGCTGGTGCCCGACGGGCTGTTTCTGGGCGCGATCGCCGGCGGCAACAGCCTGACCGAACTGCGTCAGGCGCTGACCCAGGCCGAAATCGAGATCGACGGCGGGCTGTCGCCGCGGGTGTCGCCCTTCGCCCAGTTGATCGATGCGGCCGGGCTGATGCAGCGGGCAGGGTTCCAGTTGCCGGTGATCGATGTCGACACCATCACGCTGGCCTATCCGCATCCGCTGAAGCTGATGGCGGAACTGCGCATGATCGGCGCCACCAATGCACTGGCCGATCGTCGCCGCAGCCCGTTGAAGCGGGCGGTGCTGATGCGCGCCGCCGAGATTTATCAGCAGCGCTTCAGCCGCCCCGATGGCCGCGTCACCGCCACACTCGACATCATCCACATGGCGGGCTGGAAGACCGCCACCGGCCAGCCCCAGCCGCGCAAGCGCGGCAGCGCCGACACCGCGATGAGCGACATGCTGGCCCGCATCGCCGCCCAGACGCCACCGGGCGACGATCCGCGCTGA